A single genomic interval of Streptomyces graminofaciens harbors:
- a CDS encoding DUF6177 family protein, which produces MTKDVIALTPTMPDVWALLTSLYAGGSDLDVSAAADGAVVQLHGPGGRPLVSVESPLLVQVPGEAERLLGLTARTPYWWTEARASTAVPEAEKLAGVVCGRLNALLGGTTWPEGAASTKAVDITAVPSAGAGQPAVDVVTDKAAVVLIDRPVIALTSWLAEIMRTAVASRHALQIVTPPHVRLSAPARTTLARVPNRWVVQDPDCGYYDGLSGAVLRWQDGAFSPALSTEGRATVAEAFTRTPDSAVGRQLVVAFRTVHKADDGLLLGGALESVWEALTGSAPGGWGTAEPVNLPWSPRQLTDLARARVPEPSQLIVVGRPERPALATVRITRTTAGVEEDVVLTVGYGPDEELPLDLVRPLAEALVTGHSLKTMLVSVRRARQDLTAAPRLEGPPIPYAFTLGPEDVHAIGVDHARRPPVEVRPVSLGAAARPALHFPLGEAEDVAAWGRLQQLTAHLKGDRSQPSTGVRRG; this is translated from the coding sequence GTGACCAAGGACGTCATCGCCCTCACCCCGACCATGCCCGATGTGTGGGCGCTGCTGACGAGTCTGTACGCCGGCGGCTCCGACCTGGACGTTTCGGCGGCGGCCGACGGGGCGGTCGTCCAGTTGCACGGCCCCGGCGGACGCCCCCTCGTGTCCGTGGAGTCGCCGCTGCTCGTACAGGTGCCGGGCGAGGCGGAGCGGCTGCTCGGGCTGACCGCCCGGACGCCGTACTGGTGGACCGAGGCCCGCGCCTCCACGGCCGTACCCGAGGCGGAGAAGCTCGCGGGAGTGGTGTGCGGCCGCCTCAACGCCCTGCTGGGCGGGACCACCTGGCCGGAAGGGGCGGCGAGCACGAAGGCCGTCGACATCACCGCCGTACCGTCGGCGGGGGCGGGACAACCCGCCGTGGACGTCGTCACCGACAAGGCCGCCGTGGTGCTGATCGACCGCCCGGTGATCGCCCTCACCAGCTGGCTCGCCGAGATCATGCGCACGGCGGTTGCCTCCCGGCACGCCCTCCAGATCGTCACACCACCCCATGTGCGCCTGAGCGCCCCCGCCCGTACGACCCTGGCCCGCGTCCCCAACCGCTGGGTCGTGCAGGACCCCGACTGCGGCTACTACGACGGCCTGTCGGGGGCGGTGCTGCGCTGGCAGGACGGGGCGTTCTCGCCCGCGCTCTCCACAGAGGGCAGGGCCACGGTGGCGGAGGCCTTCACACGCACCCCCGATTCGGCTGTGGGCCGTCAACTGGTCGTCGCGTTCCGCACGGTCCACAAGGCGGACGATGGGCTGTTGCTGGGCGGGGCGCTGGAGAGCGTCTGGGAGGCCCTGACCGGGTCGGCGCCCGGCGGCTGGGGGACGGCCGAGCCCGTCAACCTCCCCTGGTCGCCACGCCAGTTGACCGACCTCGCCCGTGCGCGCGTGCCCGAGCCCTCGCAGCTGATCGTGGTCGGCAGGCCCGAGCGCCCGGCCCTCGCGACGGTCCGCATCACGCGTACGACGGCGGGCGTCGAGGAGGACGTGGTCCTGACGGTCGGGTACGGCCCCGACGAGGAACTGCCCCTGGACCTCGTCCGGCCGCTGGCCGAGGCCCTGGTCACGGGCCACTCGCTGAAGACCATGCTCGTCTCCGTCCGCCGGGCCCGCCAGGACCTGACGGCCGCGCCCCGGCTGGAGGGCCCGCCGATCCCGTACGCCTTCACGCTCGGCCCGGAGGACGTGCACGCCATCGGCGTCGACCACGCGCGCCGGCCACCGGTCGAGGTGCGTCCCGTGTCACTGGGGGCGGCGGCCCGCCCGGCACTGCACTTCCCGCTCGGGGAGGCGGAGGACGTGGCGGCGTGGGGGCGGTTGCAGCAGCTCACGGCACATCTCAAGGGCGATCGATCTCAGCCATCCACCGGCGTTCGGAGAGGGTGA
- a CDS encoding ABC transporter permease: MSTLTQPPRTPAGESPTETFRPPRYRRPLGIGRDTVVQYAVLAFLAVLVLAPIVPTLYQSIRNRPLYEAGGAFTLSGYTELFTDAGFGEVALNTLLFASLTTLLSLAIAIPMAIVVVRTKLPGGRLIALAMQWPFFISSLILGFGWIIMYGPAGFVSVKVQQVFGGVPWNLYSIPGMALTEAVALAPIAYVFCAGALRQSDASLESAAQVCGAGPLRILGQVVVPLLRPPMVYSAILVFSVSIETLSVPLLYGQPVDIDVFSTFLYHNGLQSVDPDYTMLGAASTIILLVTLSLVAVQAKLLKDAARFVSVRGKVTRPRKLDLGWLKWVSIACIWFYVIAGALIPIAGLVMRSFTLVFTPLQSPFRTVTTKNYELVFDSDNYVQSMWNSLIVAGVGSVVVSVLAVFAVMVSRRSTFRWGRAVEYLALIPQSLPGIIIGIGFFWAFALAPFGMGSVLQGTIYAVIIAFGMRALPSAFGSVAPAIMQIGGELDNAARVSGADWLMTFFRVLRALITPAFAGALVLTFVIMLKEYSPAVFLSSADNNILGTTMLSLWTQGRAGSVAALATLQIGITAVFVALAGLLMKGKHHA, encoded by the coding sequence ATGTCAACCCTCACCCAGCCGCCCCGCACACCGGCCGGCGAGTCACCCACGGAAACGTTCAGGCCGCCGCGCTACCGCCGCCCCCTGGGCATCGGACGGGACACGGTCGTCCAGTACGCGGTCCTGGCGTTCCTCGCCGTCCTGGTGCTGGCCCCGATCGTCCCGACCCTCTACCAGAGCATCCGCAACCGCCCGCTGTACGAGGCGGGCGGCGCCTTCACCCTCAGCGGCTACACCGAGCTGTTCACCGACGCGGGCTTCGGTGAAGTCGCCCTGAACACGCTGCTGTTCGCCTCGCTGACGACGCTTCTGAGCCTGGCCATCGCGATCCCGATGGCGATCGTGGTGGTGCGCACGAAGCTGCCCGGCGGCCGGCTGATCGCGCTGGCGATGCAGTGGCCGTTCTTCATCTCGTCGCTGATCCTGGGCTTCGGCTGGATCATCATGTACGGCCCGGCCGGGTTCGTCAGCGTCAAGGTGCAGCAGGTCTTCGGCGGGGTGCCGTGGAACCTGTACTCGATCCCCGGCATGGCGCTCACGGAGGCCGTGGCGCTCGCCCCGATCGCGTACGTCTTCTGCGCGGGCGCGCTCCGCCAGTCGGACGCGTCGCTCGAATCGGCGGCCCAGGTCTGCGGCGCCGGACCGCTGCGCATCCTCGGCCAGGTGGTCGTACCGCTGCTGCGCCCGCCCATGGTCTACAGCGCGATCCTGGTCTTCTCCGTCTCGATCGAGACACTGAGCGTGCCGCTGCTGTACGGCCAGCCGGTCGACATCGACGTCTTCTCAACCTTCCTCTACCACAACGGACTTCAGTCGGTGGACCCCGACTACACGATGCTCGGCGCGGCCTCGACCATCATCCTGCTGGTCACGCTGAGCCTGGTGGCCGTGCAGGCGAAGCTGCTGAAGGACGCGGCCCGGTTCGTGTCCGTGCGCGGCAAGGTGACCCGCCCGCGCAAGCTCGACCTGGGCTGGCTGAAGTGGGTGAGCATCGCCTGCATCTGGTTCTACGTGATCGCCGGCGCGCTGATCCCGATCGCGGGCCTGGTGATGCGCTCGTTCACCCTCGTCTTCACCCCGCTGCAGTCGCCGTTCAGGACGGTGACGACGAAGAACTACGAGCTCGTCTTCGACTCCGACAACTACGTGCAGTCGATGTGGAACAGCCTGATCGTGGCCGGTGTCGGCTCGGTGGTCGTCAGCGTCCTCGCCGTGTTCGCGGTGATGGTGTCCCGCCGCTCCACCTTCCGCTGGGGCCGGGCGGTGGAGTACCTGGCCCTCATCCCGCAGTCCCTGCCCGGCATCATCATCGGTATCGGCTTCTTCTGGGCCTTCGCGCTCGCCCCGTTCGGGATGGGGTCCGTCCTCCAGGGCACGATCTACGCCGTCATCATCGCCTTCGGCATGCGGGCCCTGCCCAGCGCGTTCGGCTCGGTCGCCCCGGCGATCATGCAGATCGGCGGTGAGCTGGACAACGCGGCCCGGGTCTCCGGCGCCGACTGGCTCATGACCTTCTTCCGTGTCCTGCGGGCCCTGATCACGCCGGCGTTCGCCGGAGCCCTGGTCCTCACCTTCGTGATCATGCTCAAGGAGTACTCCCCGGCCGTCTTCCTCAGCTCGGCCGACAACAACATCCTCGGCACCACCATGCTCAGTCTCTGGACGCAGGGCAGGGCCGGATCCGTCGCCGCGCTGGCCACCCTCCAGATCGGCATCACCGCGGTCTTCGTCGCACTCGCAGGACTGCTCATGAAGGGAAAGCATCATGCCTGA
- a CDS encoding ABC transporter substrate-binding protein, giving the protein MARSSHFGTGDHAGHIAVAGTAPAYRRPFRRPLAAAAVATLALGTLGACGGGGGDDKPKVAENKISAGEVPDYYPADYSDLIAAAKKEGGKLTVYSNLGDENMAPIVRDFKKKYDFIKTVSVNELDSDELFQKTLSENAAGSSPADVLISSAATAWADFSARKDTVLTYKSPELEELGESAELLPSVYSMSQDPMTIAYNTSLLETPPTTLTDFAKIVTSDEDKFKNKVTVRDPEGSFGFTVTRALTEGNPESWNDLKKILPLTRPETSSGTQLEKIVSGEYTAGFLISASPAYPVVEDSAGLVKIVFPKDGTVVLPRGLGIAAEAPHPATSKLFLDFALSDEGQRAVAEGGLASYREGVKGEGLHTYQEVVDAVGEENIIHVKYEQVTKDDAAAWLERFDGMRK; this is encoded by the coding sequence ATGGCAAGATCCAGCCACTTCGGCACCGGAGACCACGCCGGGCACATCGCCGTCGCCGGCACGGCACCCGCGTACAGGCGTCCCTTCCGGCGTCCCCTCGCGGCCGCCGCCGTCGCGACCCTCGCGCTCGGCACCCTGGGCGCCTGCGGCGGTGGCGGTGGCGACGACAAGCCCAAGGTGGCGGAGAACAAGATCTCCGCGGGCGAGGTGCCGGACTACTACCCGGCGGACTACTCCGACCTGATCGCGGCGGCGAAGAAGGAGGGCGGCAAGCTCACCGTCTACTCCAACCTCGGCGACGAGAACATGGCCCCGATCGTCCGTGACTTCAAGAAGAAGTACGACTTCATCAAGACCGTCTCGGTCAACGAGCTGGACAGCGACGAGCTGTTCCAGAAGACCCTCTCCGAGAACGCGGCCGGGTCCTCCCCGGCGGACGTCCTGATCTCCAGCGCGGCCACCGCGTGGGCGGACTTCTCGGCCCGCAAGGACACGGTCCTCACGTACAAGTCCCCGGAGCTGGAGGAGCTGGGCGAGAGCGCGGAGCTGCTGCCGAGCGTGTACTCGATGTCGCAGGACCCGATGACGATCGCGTACAACACGTCGCTGCTGGAGACCCCGCCGACCACGCTGACGGACTTCGCGAAGATCGTGACGTCGGACGAGGACAAGTTCAAGAACAAGGTGACGGTCCGCGACCCGGAGGGCTCGTTCGGCTTCACGGTCACGCGTGCGCTCACCGAGGGCAACCCGGAGTCGTGGAACGACCTGAAGAAGATCCTTCCGCTGACCCGCCCGGAGACCTCCTCCGGCACCCAGCTGGAGAAGATCGTCTCCGGTGAGTACACGGCGGGCTTCCTGATCAGCGCCTCCCCCGCGTACCCGGTGGTCGAGGACAGCGCCGGCCTGGTGAAGATCGTCTTCCCGAAGGACGGCACGGTCGTCCTGCCGCGCGGTCTCGGTATCGCCGCCGAGGCGCCGCACCCGGCGACCTCGAAGCTCTTCCTGGACTTCGCCCTGTCGGACGAGGGCCAGCGCGCGGTCGCCGAGGGCGGTCTGGCCTCGTACCGCGAGGGCGTGAAGGGCGAGGGCCTGCACACCTACCAGGAGGTCGTCGACGCGGTCGGCGAGGAGAACATCATCCACGTCAAGTACGAGCAGGTCACGAAGGACGACGCCGCCGCCTGGCTGGAGCGCTTCGACGGAATGCGCAAGTAG